Proteins found in one Kwoniella bestiolae CBS 10118 chromosome 1, complete sequence genomic segment:
- a CDS encoding ubiquitin-conjugating enzyme E2 2, whose amino-acid sequence MSTAAKRRLIRDFKRLASDPPIGISGSPNPDNIMIWNAVIFGPPDTPFEDGSFRLTLTFSDSYPNKPPTVRFVSKMFHPNIYANGELCLDILQNRWSPAYDVAAILTSVQSLLNDPNPASPANVDAAQLFKENLKEYERRVKQTVEQSWLDNPDDIEIDEPSTSNTAQAVTA is encoded by the exons ATG TCCACAGCCGCCAAGAGACGTTTGATTCGAGATTTCAAGCGACTAGCTTCAGACCCTCCTATAGGTATTTCAGGTAGTCCTAACCCTGATAATATCATGATCTGGAATGCTGTTATATTTGGACCTC CCGACACACCATTCGAAGACGGTTCCTTCCGCCTAACCCTTACATTCTCCGACTCATACCCCAACAAACCACCCACGGTCCGCTTCGTCTCCAAGATGTTCCATCCCAACATCTACGCCAACGGTGAACTGTGTTTGGACATCTTGCAGAACCGTTGGTCCCCCGCTTATGACGTTGCGGCTATCTTGACTAGTGTGCAGAGTTTGCTGAATGATCCGAATCCTGCTTC CCCTGCGAACGTAGATGCTGCTCAATTGTTCAAAGAGAACCTCAAAGAATATGAAAGACgagtcaag CAAACCGTCGAACAATCGTGGCTTGATAATCCGGATGAtatcgagattgacgaaCCGTCAACCAGTAACACCGCTCAGGCAGTGACTGCGTGA